One Equus caballus isolate H_3958 breed thoroughbred chromosome 17, TB-T2T, whole genome shotgun sequence DNA window includes the following coding sequences:
- the SKA3 gene encoding spindle and kinetochore-associated protein 3 gives MELIRSFHGKLRSLAITLDRETAWLQRALHGEESDFEDYPLRILHDLHSEVRTLKGDVSILLDKASLETQESIGFIKATKVLMKKNSMDIMKIREFFQKYGYNPRAKKNSVDEQEVIESKPESAKHENLQKPDVKDDLSDPAVPSGSVSEKSPRSPQLSDFGLERYMISQVLPNPPQAVNSHKEEPKIITPSSKQSPVKVIKTPKCALKMDDFECVTPKLEHFGISEYTMCLNEDYTMGLKNVKKNKSHANEEAIDTEPVTNDNFFATPGLVIQQVGKNDAEYTDSPLAPTFCTPGLKIPSTGNSTALVSTDYPLSKTNSLTDDLEMKDCASLVLNSDECFENFANPSSPTISSYENLLRTPTPPEVTTIPEDILQILSKYNSNLATPVAVKAVPPSRVFLTKYEGQNIQDVGNKENW, from the exons ATGGAGCTGATCCGAAGCTTCCATGGGAAGCTGCGGTCTCTGGCCATCACCCTAGACCGCGAGACGGCCTGGCTGCAGCGAGCGCTGCACGGAGAGGAAAGCG ACTTTGAAGATTATCCACTGAGAATTTTACATGACCTTCATTCAGAAGTCCGGACTCTAAAG GGTGATGTCAGTATTCTTCTTGATAAAGCAAGTTTGGAAACTCAAGAAAGCATTGGTTTCATAAAGGCAACAAAAGTActgatgaaaaaaaattcaatggataTCATGAAAATAAGAGAGTTTTTCCAGAAGTATGGATATAATCCGCGTGCCAAGAAAAATTCAG TGGATGAGCAGGAAGTCATTGAGTCTAAACCAGAGTCTGCTAAGCATGAAAATCTTCAAAAGCCTGATGTGAAGGATGATTTGTCTGACCCTGCTGTTCCAAGCGGTTCTGTTTCTGAGAAGTCTCCACGTAGTCCACAACTTTCAGATTTTGGACTTGAGCGGTACATGATATCCCAAGTTCTACCAAACCCTCCACAGGCAGTAAACAGCCATAAGGAAGAGCCAAAGATCATAACTCCATCTTCCAAACAGTCACCAGTTAAGGTAATAAAGACTCCAAAATGCGCACTCAAGATGGATGATTTTGAGTGTGTGACTCCTAAATTAGAACACTTCGGTATCTCTGAATATACTATGTGTTTAAATGAAGACTACACAATGGGacttaaaaatgtgaagaagAATAAAAG TCATGCCAATGAGGAGGCCATAGACACAGAACCAGTGACCAATGATAATTTCTTTGCCACTCCTGGCCTCGTAATCCAGCAGGTGGGAAAAAATG ATGCTGAGTATACAGATTCTCCTTTGGCACCCACATTCTGCACTCCTGGTTTGAAAATTCCTTCTACAGGGAACAGTACAGCTTTG GTGTCCACAGATTATCCATTATCAAAAACAAATAGTTTAACAGATGATTTGGAAATGAAAGACTGTGCATCATTAGTTTTAAATTCAGACGAGTGCTTTGAGAATTTTGCAAATCCCTCTTCTCCTACGATTTCTTCTTATGAGAATCTGCTCAGAACACCTACACCTCCAGAAGTAACTACAATTCCAGAAGATATTCTCCAG attttatcGAAATACAACTCAAACCTAGCTACTCCAGTAGCAGTTAAAGCTGTGCCACCCAGCAGAGTATTTCTTACTAAATATGAAGGACAGAACATCCAAGATGTTGGCAACAAAGAAAACTGGTGA
- the MRPL57 gene encoding large ribosomal subunit protein mL63, with protein MFLTALLRRNRIPGRQWIGKHRRPRAVSFHAKQNMRRRLETEAENHYWLSAPYLTAEQEFGHAAGRRAAAFEAIKAAGVSRFPPHRLVVDQLSHLNVTKKWS; from the coding sequence ATGTTCCTGACCGCCCTGCTCCGCCGCAATCGCATTCCTGGGCGGCAGTGGATCGGGAAGCACCGGCGGCCGCGGGCTGTGTCTTTCCACGCGAAACAGAACATGCGCCGTCGCCTGGAGACGGAGGCGGAGAACCATTACTGGCTGAGCGCGCCCTACCTCACGGCGGAGCAGGAGTTCGGCCACGCCGCGGGCCGCAGGGCGGCGGCCTTCGAGGCCATCAAGGCGGCCGGCGTGTCCAGGTTCCCCCCGCACAGACTTGTCGTCGACCAGCTCAGCCACCTCAACGTCACCAAGAAATGGTCCTAA